The DNA segment GGGAAAACGGCGTGGCGATCACCGACGCGTGGACACCCAACGAGATTGTTGCCGCCATCAGGAGCAAGGCCGGGGATGGCAACGCCGGCGGGCCGAAAGAGGCGCCGACGCCCGGCGCCCAGTAGCTCTCCACGTGGCAGCGCCCCTGTTGCAGCGCGGCCGTTCGCCGTGTCGCCAGCGCCGACTTTCAGACTGTCGTCGAGAACGGTTTGCGCGGGCAGCGCATCCCCCGGCAGTTTTCTTCAACGTGACTATCGACTAGGGCCGGATCACCAGCTTGCCGCGCACCCGGCCCGCCTCGGAAAGGCGCAGCGCCTCGGGCGCCTGCGCCAGCGGAAATTCCCGCTCGATATGCACCTGCAGTTCGCCGCGCGCCAGCCTGTCCAGCAGCATGGCCAACTGGGCGCCGTCCTCGCGCATGAACCAGTAGCGGTAGCCTACCCCCTGCCGTCGCGCCGCCGCCCGCGGCCGACGCGACAGCAGCCAGAACACCGGCGCCAGCCAGGGCTTGCCGAACTCGGCCGCCACTTCGGGCGTCGGCAGGTCGCCGACGCTGACCACGCAGCCGCCGCGCCGGGTGTGGGCGATGGAGCGCAACAGCGTGTCGCCGCCTATCGTATCGAGCACCGCGTCGAAGGGCGCGCACTCGCGCGTGAAGTCGGCGTGGCGGTAATCCACGCAGTGGTCGGCGCCGAGTCCGCGCAGCCAGTCGTGGCTTGCCGCCGAGGCCGTGGTGGTGACGTGCGCGCCCAGTCCCTTGGCGAGCTGGATCGCCAGGTGCCCGACGCCGCCGCCGCCGGCATGGATCAGCACCCGCTCGCCTCTGCCTGCGCGCAGCACCTCGCCCAGGCATTGCCAGGCCGTCAGCCCCGCCAGCGCCACCGCCGCGGCCTGCGCGAAGCTCACGCCCTCGGGGATCCGCGCCAGGTGCTGCGGCCGCGCCACCACGAACCCGGCGAAGGCGCCCATGCGCGCCTTGTCCAGCCGCGCCGCCACCCGGTCGCCGACGCGAAAGTCAGCCACTCCCGGCCCCAGCGCGGTGACGATACCGGCCGCATCGTTGCCGAGGACCGCCGGCATGCGGTAGGACTGCAGCGCCCGCAGCATGCCGGCGCGTATCTTGAAATCCACCGGATTCACGCTCGCCGCCTCCATGCGGAACAGCACTTCGCCGGGGCCGGGTTCAGGGGCCGGCAGTTCGCCGACCTGAACCTCGTCGGCATTGCCGTAACGCTTGATGTAACAGGCTTGCATGGCGGGCGCGTGCAACTGCTTCTCAGGCAGGCACGAATACGGCCGGACTGACGCTGAAGAACCTGGCCAGTTTCCCCGCCAGGGTCGCGCTGATCTTGCGCTTGCCGGCAAGGATCGCTGAAAGATTGCTCTGCGGGACGATCTGTGCGAGATCGCCTTGCTTCAGGCCGCGCACTTCGATCAGGTAGCGCAGAACTTCCCTGGGCTCGGACGCTTCGATGGCGAAGTGGCTGGTGTCATAGTCCGCCACCAGTTCGCCGACGAGATCAAGCAGCCCTGACAAGACGTGATCCTCCTGGTCGCCGATCCTGTCGAGCAGATAGTTCATCAGCGAAACCGTGCGGTCATACTCCGCCTCGGTACGGATCGGCCGCAAATGGGCGATGTGATCAAACGCCGCCCAGGTTTTTTGCAGCGCCGTGATGTCCAGAGTAGCGGTGGCGGTTGTCATGGTTACACCTTGCCTTTCCCGTATCGTTTGCACCAGTCGTCGTATTCCCGGTGAGTCATTACCCAGCGCACGAACATCTTGCCATCGCGGTAGCGAACGATGACAACGACTCGATAGTTATTGCCACCAATATCGAACACGGTATAGGGCGGTACATAATCCGCACTGCCAAAGCTTTTCCGTAGGTCAGCAAAATCGGCAAAACGGGAATTCTCGGCGACGGTGTGCCAATTGCGCAAAGACTGCTCGGCTTCAGGATGCCAGCCCCAGAAGTCACGCAGCATCTTTAACGAAATGATGTGCATGGCCGCACTATATCAAAATGATATAAATACTGCAAGTGCGGTGTGACGACACCGGCCGCATCGTTGCCGAGGACCGCCGGCATGCGGTAGGACTGCAGTGCCCGCAGCATGCCGGCGCGCGTCTCTTGTTATCGACCGGATTCACGCTCGCCGCCTGCATGCGGAACACGAGCTCTCCGGGGCCGGGTTCAGGCGTTGGCAACTCGCCGACCTTGACCACGTAGGCATCGCCGTAACGCTCGATGTAACAGGCTTGCATGGCGTCTCCTCAGGTAGTGGGCAGAGGCCGGATCGGTGGCCATTCCTTGGTGTGGCAGGCGATCACCGTCGGGGCGAGGAATCGGGCGATGGCTTCACCGAGCGGTTGATGGGCGATGGGGCGGATGATGGGGAGCGTGTGGTGCAGAGGATACCCGTGGATCGAGCGAGTATCGGAAATGGGGCGGGATATTGGAGGGGCCGGTCATCGGCCATTGCTGTCGCTCGATTCGGATTCGGCCATCGGAAGGTATGTGCTGGTTACCAGTCGCAGGAGTCCGCTTAGCTTCGTATCAAAATAAAGCACAAATCGCAAAATAACTTGCAATTTTGCGTGAATGAAGCACAATTCAAATATATTTTGATTGTAAGGGTGAATCCAATGCTAGTCGAGTTTCGCGTCAAGAACTTCCGCAGCCTGCGTGATGAGCAGGTGCTTAGTCTTGTGGCCTCTAAGGACAAAACTCTGCAAGACACTCACACGCTAGCTACTGGACTCAAGGCGGCACCCTCTCTCCTTTGCAGCGCTGCTGTCTATGGCGCCAATGCCAGCGGCAAGTCCAACCTCATTAAGGCGCTACAGTACATGCGCGGTGTGGTGATGGAGTCGGCTACGGTGATCCAGCCCAGCCAGACCTACGACAAGCTGCAACAATTTCGTCTTGACTCTGAGTCTGCTGGTCAACCCACAGAATTCGAAGTCACCTTCATCCTAGACGGCGTACGCTACCAGTATGGTTTCTCGATGACCAAGCAGCGCATCGTAAGAGAGCATCTCTTGGTCTACAAAGCATTCAAGCCCCAGCGCTGGTTCGAACGACACTTGGATGCCGATACCGGCAAGGATGTCTACGAATTCGGCCCGGGCCTCAAGGGTTCCAAAAACCTGTGGGAAGGTGCCACCCGACCGAATGCCCTGTTCCTTTCGATGGCCGTACAGCTCAACAGCGACGCTCTGCGTCCTGTGTTCGACTGGTTCGCAAAACGACTCGTGATTTTTAACGAGCAGGCACAGCTCAACCCGCAGGTTTCAATTCAGATGATCAAGAAGGCCGAAGGCCGCAAACAGCTATGCGACTTCCTAACAGCCGCCGACATCAGCATCTCCGATATTGAACTGGTAACACGCAAAGTCGTAGGGCAAGGCATCAAGATCGATCTTGCGACAGGAAAGCAGGAAGTTGGCCCTTTCGAAGATGAAGTCAGTGAGTTGAAGTTTCACCACGCCACCAGCAATGGTAAGGCCGTGTTCGACCTGGCGGACGAATCCAGCGGTACGCGTAACCTGTTGTTTCTCACCGGCCCAATACTAGACATCCTTGACAAAGGGTTGACTCTGGTAGTCGATGAACTCGACACCAGCCTGCATACTCATTTGGTACAGGCCTTGGTGCGCCTATTCCATCGCCCGGAGGTCAATACCGGCGGTGCACAACTAATCTTCACTACCCATGACACAACTTTGCTCGACACCTATGGTCTGTTCCGCCGCGATCAGATCTGGTTCGTAGAAAAGAAGAAGGATCAAAGTTCCGAATTGTATGGATTGGTGGAATTCGGCCCTCGCAAGAACGAGGCGCTTGAGCGCCGTTACCTGCAAGGCCGCTATGGCGCGATCCCAATCATCGGAGACCTGATCGGGGCGCAACACTAATGGGGCGCGATAACACTCCGAGGGAGCGTCAGCTCCAGGAGCTTGAACGCAAAAAGCAACGCGGACGAGTTGCGTGTGAGCGCATCCTAATTGTTTCCGAGGGCAGCAAGACCGAACCGCTGTACTTTGATGAGATTCGGATTGACCTGCGTTTGCCAATTCGAAACGTGACAGTTTCTGCTGGTGTTCTGGGAACCGAACCGATTCAGGTGGTGCGATACGCGAAAGACTTGTTCGAAAGCGGAGATTTACACAAAGGCATCGAGCCTCGTGCTTTCGATCAGGTATATGCCGTGTTTGATCGCGATGACCACCACACCTATTACGATGCGTTACGCTCGGCGGAGGCGCTGGACGGAAAACTCAAGAACGATGAGAAAAGACGGGTGCCATTCAAGGCCATTGCGTCGGTGCCGAGCTTCGAGCTGTGGCTGCTGCTGCACTACGAGGATATTCGGGCGCCGCTGCACCGCGACGAAGTGATGCGGTTGCTACGAAGCCCCGAGAACTTTGCTGGCTACGAGAAGGGTGAGGGTAACGCCTTCGCTACCACACGAGATCGTCTGGCTATCGCTACCCAGCGGGCGGAAGCCCTGGCCGCGAAGTTCACTGCCGACGCTGCGCCCGAGCCGTACACCGCCATCGTCGACCTAGTGAAGCTACTGACCACGCTACGAGGCTGATTGATGCTCAAGCCAACACCTTAATTGTTCTTGGTGCTTCTGGATGTCCGCTTCGGCCGATCAGCAGACAACTTCCAACGCGCTGGAAATATGCTGCCAAGCCTGCCCCGCAGTGCTGGCGCGGATGGCTCGGCGACAATCGCCGTCCTGCCGGCGCCGACTTTCGAACAGCCTGAACCTGGCGGCTCCGGCGTTCCGGTGGGACGTCGGCGGGGCGTGACCGCTCAGTAAGTCTCCACGTGGTACCGCCCCTGCTGCAACAACTGCGGGCGCAGCGTGCCCCAGTCCAGGCCGTTGGCGCGGCAGGCTTCGGTGAAGGCTTCTTCGACGCCTTTTTCCATGCCTTTCAGGCCGCAGAGATAGACGTAGGTGTTCTCGTCCCTGAGCAGGCGGGCGACGTCGCCGCCGCGCTCGCGCAGCAGGTCCTGCACGTAGCGCTTGGGTTCGCCGGGGACGCGCGAAAAGCCGAAGTTGATGTCGATGAACTCCTTGGGCAGCTTGGTCAGCGGGCCGAAGTAGGGCAGTTCGCCGTGGCTGCGGGCGCCGAAGAAGAGCATCAGCCTGCCTGCGTTCTCGCCGGCGACGAACTTGCGGCGGCGGTGTTCGGTCATTGCCCGCATCGGCGCCGAGCCGGTGCCGGTGCAGATCATGAGGAGGTTGCTGCCGGGGTGGTTGGGCATCAGGAAGCTGGTGCCGTAGGGGCCGACGACCTGGACCTTGTCGCCCTTCTTCAGGTCGCACATGTAGTTGGATGCCACGCCGTTCACCGGCGCGCCTTCGTGATCGGAGGTGACCCGCTTCACGGTGAGCGACAGGTTGTTGTAGCGCGGCCGTTCGCCGTCGCGCGGGCTGGCGACCGAGTAGAGGCGGACGTGATGCGGTTTTCCGTTGGCGTCGAGCCCGGGCGCGAGGACGCCGATGGTCTGGCCTTCGAGCACCGGGAAATAGGCGTTGCCGAAGTCGAGCACGATGTGGCGGATGTCGCTCGACGCATCTTCCGCGGTCAGGCGGAAGTTGCCGCTGACGGTGGCCAGCGCCGGCTTCTGGATCGAATAGAGGTTGACGTAGGGATGCGCCGCCGACCACGGCGGCGGGGCGATGCCGCCCTGGCCCGAGGTGGAGGCGGCGGCAATCCGTTCCACATCATCGGGCAAGGGAGTTGCCTGGCTCTGCACTTCATTCGCCGTGTCGCCAGCGCCGACTTTCGGGCTTTCGTCGAGGGCGATCTGCGCCGGCAGCGTATCCCACAGCAACTGCTCGGCCAGGGGATAGGCCTCTTCCGCCCGCACATGGCGCCAGTTGTCGATGGCGCCGGTGGGGCAGGGCGAGATGCAGTTGTAGCAGTACTTGCACTTCGCCGCGTCGATCACGTAGTTGCGCGAGTCGTGGCTGATCGCATTCACCGGACAGGTTTCTTCGCAGGTGTTGCAGCGAATGCAGATCTCCGGGTCGATCAGGTGCTGGCGCATGATCGTCACCTGTGTTGCGGCAGCGGTAGCCATAGTCAGTCCTCGCGCATCGTGCCGTTTCAGTTGAAACGGACGTATTCAAAGTCTACCGCTTGATTGTTGATGCCGCGTGCCGGCGGCGCAATCCAGTTGGCGTACTTGCCCGGCTCGGCGACACGGCCCATCAGCGAACTGACGAAGGCGCGATCCTCGACCGAAGGCAGCCATTCGAGGTGGTGGTGCGTCCATTCGGCTTCGGAGAGCACCTTGCCGGCGGGGGAAATCTTCGCCGCCGACAAGGGGCCGATCTTGCGGTTGAAGGCCTTGTGCGGTGCCTTGAGGACGAAGGGAATGCCTGCCTTCTGGATGATCTTGTTCCAGCGCTCGATGCCGGCCACGGCATCGCGCACGTAGTCGTCGCGCAGCCTTTCGTTCAGGGCATTGAGGTAGGGCGCCTGGACGGTGAGGAGTTGTCCGCTGCCGACTTCGAGCACGGGATAGGTGGCGTCGTTGAGCTGGTGGTCGTCGTCCTGCTTGGTTTCCTCGTAGCGGCCCTTGAGTCCGGTGTTGTAGAAGGTCGCGGCGTTCGACGAGACATCGGCGCCGAACAGGTCCATGGTCACGCTGAAATGGAAGTTCAGGTAGCGCTGGATCGTGGGCAGGTCGATCACGCCGGCGGCGCGAAGCTTCGCCACGTCGTCGGTCTTGAGCTGGTTCATCATCTCGCAGGTGCGCTGGATGACGCGGCCGACGCCGGATTCGCCGACGAACATGTGGTGCGCTTCTTCGGTCAGCATGAACTTGCAGGTGCGGGCCAGCGGGTCGAAGCCGGATTCCGCCAAGGAACACAACTGGTACTTGCCGTCGCGGTCGGTGAAGTAGGTGAACATGAAGAAGGACAGCCAATCCGGCGTGCTCTCGTTGAAGGCGCCGAGGATGCGGGGGTTGTCGGCATCGCCCGAGCGGCGTTCGAGCAGGGCCTCGGCTTCCTCGCGGCCGTCGCGGCCGAAGTAGGCGTGCAGCAGGTAGACCATCGCCCACAGGTGGCGGCCTTCCTCGACGTTGACCTGGAACAGGTTGCGCATGTCGTAGAGCGAGGGGCAGGTCAGGCCGAGGTGGCGCTGCTGTTCGACCGAGGCGGGCTCGGTGTCGCCTTGCGTGACGATCAGGCGGCGCAGGTTGCTGCGATATTCGCCCGGCACTTCCTGCCAGGCGGCTTCGCCCTTGTGGGCGCCGAAATTCACCTTGCGGCCTTCCTCGGCCGGGTTGAGGAAGATGCCCCAGCGGTAGTCGGGCATCTTGACGTAGTCGAAGTGCGCCCAGCCGCCCGGATCGACGCTGACCGCGGTGCGCAGATAGACGTCGAAGCTCTGCGAGTCGTCCGGGCCCATGTCCTTCCACCAGTTGATGAACTCCGGTTGCCAGTGCTCAAGGGCGCGCTGCAGGGTCTTGTTCTCGGACAGGTTGACGTTGTTGGGGATCTTCTGGTTGTAATCAATGCTCATGGCATTCTCTCCTGTTGGGGGTAGGGGTGCTGTTTTTATCCGGAAACGTCAGACGCGTTCCCAGTTGAATTTGGCCTTGTTGCCGCTGCCGAAAACCTTCAGCGCACCGGCTTCGCCGACGGCATTGGGGCGGATGAAGATCCAGTTCTGCCAGGCCGAGAGCCGGCCGAAGACGCGGGTTTCCATGGTTTCGCCGGGGCCGAAGCGCAGGTTGGCTTCCATCGCGGTCAGTGCATCGGGCGACAGGCTGGCGCGTTCTTCGAGGACGATGCGGATCTCGTCTTCCCAGTCGAGGTCGTCCGGTGTCGCGGTGACGAGGCCCAGTTCCAGCGCGGCGGCGGCGCCCAGCTGCTTGCCAGTAGCCTCCTTGGCGGCGGCGATCGGGGCTTCCTCGCCATAGAAGCGGGCGGCGATGCGGTACTGGCCGTTGACCATCGGGTAGCTGCCGAAATTCATCTCCGACAGCACGACGGCGCCTTCCTGCTGCTCGTCGTCGGGCAGGGAGAGCATGTAGCCGCGGTCCGCGGCAAACAGCAGCTCGGCCAGCGTGCCGGCGAAACAGCTGCCCCGT comes from the Sulfuritalea hydrogenivorans sk43H genome and includes:
- a CDS encoding type II toxin-antitoxin system HigB family toxin, with protein sequence MHIISLKMLRDFWGWHPEAEQSLRNWHTVAENSRFADFADLRKSFGSADYVPPYTVFDIGGNNYRVVVIVRYRDGKMFVRWVMTHREYDDWCKRYGKGKV
- a CDS encoding RloB family protein, translated to MGRDNTPRERQLQELERKKQRGRVACERILIVSEGSKTEPLYFDEIRIDLRLPIRNVTVSAGVLGTEPIQVVRYAKDLFESGDLHKGIEPRAFDQVYAVFDRDDHHTYYDALRSAEALDGKLKNDEKRRVPFKAIASVPSFELWLLLHYEDIRAPLHRDEVMRLLRSPENFAGYEKGEGNAFATTRDRLAIATQRAEALAAKFTADAAPEPYTAIVDLVKLLTTLRG
- a CDS encoding helix-turn-helix domain-containing protein, whose amino-acid sequence is MTTATATLDITALQKTWAAFDHIAHLRPIRTEAEYDRTVSLMNYLLDRIGDQEDHVLSGLLDLVGELVADYDTSHFAIEASEPREVLRYLIEVRGLKQGDLAQIVPQSNLSAILAGKRKISATLAGKLARFFSVSPAVFVPA
- the boxA gene encoding benzoyl-CoA 2,3-epoxidase subunit BoxA, with amino-acid sequence MATAAATQVTIMRQHLIDPEICIRCNTCEETCPVNAISHDSRNYVIDAAKCKYCYNCISPCPTGAIDNWRHVRAEEAYPLAEQLLWDTLPAQIALDESPKVGAGDTANEVQSQATPLPDDVERIAAASTSGQGGIAPPPWSAAHPYVNLYSIQKPALATVSGNFRLTAEDASSDIRHIVLDFGNAYFPVLEGQTIGVLAPGLDANGKPHHVRLYSVASPRDGERPRYNNLSLTVKRVTSDHEGAPVNGVASNYMCDLKKGDKVQVVGPYGTSFLMPNHPGSNLLMICTGTGSAPMRAMTEHRRRKFVAGENAGRLMLFFGARSHGELPYFGPLTKLPKEFIDINFGFSRVPGEPKRYVQDLLRERGGDVARLLRDENTYVYLCGLKGMEKGVEEAFTEACRANGLDWGTLRPQLLQQGRYHVETY
- a CDS encoding AAA family ATPase gives rise to the protein MNEAQFKYILIVRVNPMLVEFRVKNFRSLRDEQVLSLVASKDKTLQDTHTLATGLKAAPSLLCSAAVYGANASGKSNLIKALQYMRGVVMESATVIQPSQTYDKLQQFRLDSESAGQPTEFEVTFILDGVRYQYGFSMTKQRIVREHLLVYKAFKPQRWFERHLDADTGKDVYEFGPGLKGSKNLWEGATRPNALFLSMAVQLNSDALRPVFDWFAKRLVIFNEQAQLNPQVSIQMIKKAEGRKQLCDFLTAADISISDIELVTRKVVGQGIKIDLATGKQEVGPFEDEVSELKFHHATSNGKAVFDLADESSGTRNLLFLTGPILDILDKGLTLVVDELDTSLHTHLVQALVRLFHRPEVNTGGAQLIFTTHDTTLLDTYGLFRRDQIWFVEKKKDQSSELYGLVEFGPRKNEALERRYLQGRYGAIPIIGDLIGAQH
- a CDS encoding NADP-dependent oxidoreductase produces the protein MQACYIKRYGNADEVQVGELPAPEPGPGEVLFRMEAASVNPVDFKIRAGMLRALQSYRMPAVLGNDAAGIVTALGPGVADFRVGDRVAARLDKARMGAFAGFVVARPQHLARIPEGVSFAQAAAVALAGLTAWQCLGEVLRAGRGERVLIHAGGGGVGHLAIQLAKGLGAHVTTTASAASHDWLRGLGADHCVDYRHADFTRECAPFDAVLDTIGGDTLLRSIAHTRRGGCVVSVGDLPTPEVAAEFGKPWLAPVFWLLSRRPRAAARRQGVGYRYWFMREDGAQLAMLLDRLARGELQVHIEREFPLAQAPEALRLSEAGRVRGKLVIRP
- the boxB gene encoding benzoyl-CoA 2,3-epoxidase subunit BoxB, which produces MSIDYNQKIPNNVNLSENKTLQRALEHWQPEFINWWKDMGPDDSQSFDVYLRTAVSVDPGGWAHFDYVKMPDYRWGIFLNPAEEGRKVNFGAHKGEAAWQEVPGEYRSNLRRLIVTQGDTEPASVEQQRHLGLTCPSLYDMRNLFQVNVEEGRHLWAMVYLLHAYFGRDGREEAEALLERRSGDADNPRILGAFNESTPDWLSFFMFTYFTDRDGKYQLCSLAESGFDPLARTCKFMLTEEAHHMFVGESGVGRVIQRTCEMMNQLKTDDVAKLRAAGVIDLPTIQRYLNFHFSVTMDLFGADVSSNAATFYNTGLKGRYEETKQDDDHQLNDATYPVLEVGSGQLLTVQAPYLNALNERLRDDYVRDAVAGIERWNKIIQKAGIPFVLKAPHKAFNRKIGPLSAAKISPAGKVLSEAEWTHHHLEWLPSVEDRAFVSSLMGRVAEPGKYANWIAPPARGINNQAVDFEYVRFN